AAAAAATGCTCCTCTGCCATCAGTCATGCTCTGGAGCAATATCCCGGCCACAGCAACCTGATGATCAGGCAGGCCCAGTTACTTGTATCGACCAACAAAGCGGAAAAAGCATTGCGCGTTCTTGCGCGGGTTGAGGATATTGACCCGTCAAACAGCGATATTTATATTACCAAAGGTGCTATTTACAGCCAGCTGAAACGTTACGACGATGCAATCAAGGAATACAACAAAGCGCTGAGTCACGATGAAGATTTAAGCAGTATTTATTCGAATATTGCCTTTGAATACGAAAATCTGGGCAATTACGAAAAATCCATCGAATACCTGAAAAAGGTGCTGGAAATTGAGCCTGAAAATGAGACCATCATTTTCGAGCTTGCCTTCTGTTATGAAATCACCAATCAGCCTGAAGCCAGTATCGAATATTTCAATGCGTTTATTGATCGTCATCCTTATTCGCGTTTTGCCTGGTTTAACCTGGGTGTAGCCTACAATAATATTGAGTTATTCGAAAAAGCCATTGAAGCTTTTGATTTTGCCATAGCCATTGAACCTACATTTTCATCGGCCTATTTCAATAAAGCCAATTCACTGGCTGGCATGCAGATGTACCATCATGCCATAGCCGCTTACCGTGAAACTTTTGAACATGAAGAACCTGAAGCCCTCACCTATTATTACATTGGTGAATGCTACGAAAAAACCGGTGAGCTTGACAAAGCCATTGAAAACTTCAGGAAAACGATTGAAATGGATGAAAACATCGCCGATGCCTGGGTGGGCCTGGGCGTATGTTACGAAGAGAAGGGAAATGCAAAATCGGCACTCCGCTACATTGCCAAAGGCTTAGAGCTCGACCCCGAAAACCCTGAATACCTGGCTACCCTGGCCGTTTGCCAGCAACATGCCGGTTTATTTGGTGAAGCCGCCAACTCTTTTACACTGTCTGCTGAACTCGACCCGATGGATGCCGACATATGGCTCGATTTTTCTGCCATGTTTGCCGAACTTTTTGAATATGCCCATGCCCTGGAAGTACTCGAAACCGGGCTCAGCCATCAACCTGACAATGTGGCTCTTGAGTTTAGAAAAGTGGCTTATCTCTACAGCCTGGGCAAACCCAAAGAGGCTCATATTCAATTACAGGCAGCCCTTGTTCATGGTAAAGAAGGCCTTGCGGCACTTTTTGAATTTGCCCCTTACCTGCAAAATGATCAGGTGATTACAGCCATCATTGATTCGTTGTAATTCTGCCTGTAGTATACACGCTGCTACTGTGCAGGCTGATTCACTTAACAATCAAACTCCGACAGTATGTTACCAAAATACGGACTGATTGGTTTTCCGCTATCACACTCTTTTTCAAAGGATTATTTTACGCAAAAGTTCACTTTGCTCAAGGTTGATGCTGTTTATGAACTATTTCCGCTTCAGCAGATTAGTGATTTTGCAAGACTTTTGGCAGACGAACCTCAGTTGAAGGGGCTGAACGTAACCATACCATTCAAAAAAGAAATCATACCGTTTCTTGATGAGCTTTCTGATGAGGCCCGTGAGATTGGGGCAGTTAATACGATAAGTTTTGGCAGGAGAAACGGACAAACCATTCTGAAAGGATGGAACACAGATGCCAGAGCACTCGCCCTTGAACTGCGCGAATTTACCGGAGAAACGCCCGGCCATGCCCTTATACTTGGCACAGGCGGCGCTGCTGCAGCAGCAGCATACGTACTTAAACAAAAAGGCTGGTCATACAAAATGCTGAGCCGCAACAAACATGGCCATCCCAACAGTGAGATCATGGCTTACAATCAGCTGAATATGCAAATCATCAAAAGCTGCAGGCTTATTATCAATGCCAGTCCGGTCGGGATGTTTCCGCATACCAATGAACTGCCTGACCTTCCCATGGCATGGATAAACAGCAATCATTACCTGTTTGACATGGTATACAATCCGCCGGAAACGCGGTTTTTACAGGAAGGAGCCCAACGCGGAGCCCAAACCCGCAACGGCCTTGGAATGCTGATACGGCAGGCTGATATGGCCTGGGAAATATGGCAAAAAGAAAGCTTTTACGAAAAGTAATAGCCCACTCCTTTGATAGTCTTAATGTTATCGATACCTATTTTCTCCCTGATTTTTCTGATGTGAACATCAATGGTTCGCTCGCCCACAATAACATCGTCGCCCCATACTCGGGTAAAAATCTCTTCACGCGAAAACACTTTTCCCTGACGTTTAGCCAACAGCAGCAACAACTCAAACTCTTTTTTCGACATTTCAATCTCACGACCTTCCTTCAACACCATATAACGCTCCTTATCAATAACAATATCATTGATATACAAGCGATTATCATTCACATGTTCATGCGACTGCCTGCGCATAAGTGCTTTAACACGGCTTACAAAAACCCTGGGTTTTACAGGCTTCCGGATGTAGTCGTCAGCACCAGCATCAAAACCCTCTATCTGTGAAAACTCTTCGCCTCTGGCCGATAAAAAAGCAATCACAGAGTCTTTTAACGCCGGATTATTCCTGATTTCGCGGCAAACCTGAAAACCATCAGCCCCGGGCATCATTACATCCAGAATAATAAGACCAGGCTTGTTTTCCTGTGCTACCTTCAGGGCATCTTTTCCATTGGTCGAACAAAAAACTGTAAACCCTTCCTTTCTGAGATTATAGCTTAAAAAATCAAGAATATCTGCTTCGTCATCAACCAACAGGATAGTATTGTTCTGATAATCCATTTTTCCATTTTAAATCCGGCCTCAAATGTAAACGCCCTGTATTAAGTTATTGTAAACTGTATATTAATAATCAGTTATACTCTTTACGTTTTAAGGCATCAGCGCCATTGAAGTTTCATTTAATTTACTACTTTTGATAATCAGGAATACAGCTGGTCTTACTGCTATAAATCGTTGAATCAATATAACATCGCTTCATTCATGGAAAAAGAAACAGGAGAAAAAAAGACAAGCCTGGCAGTTCCTGACCGCTTTCGCGTTACCCTGCTGCCCGAAGAAGCTGTTCAGATTGACATACCCAAAGAAGGCTTCAGCACAAAAGGCTTTTTCACGCTGTTTGTCATTTTTTTCTGGCTGCTGATGATACTGGTATGGACTGTATTACTGATGCAATACGGCCTGGCCTGGACATTGCTGTCCATCCCCTTCTGGCTGCTAGGAGGTGTTACATTGCGGCTTTCGCTCAGCACCATACTGGCTTCGCAACAATTAATCATCAGCAGGCAATCCGTTCTTTTGAAAAAGAAACAGCGAAAAAACACCGCCTCTGTTGAATTTAAACACGGAGAAATATCAGACATTTGCCTGGTTGAAGGCACATACAAAACCCTGTCGGGGATTACACGCAAAGGTGTTTATCCTGCCTTTATCAGCAACGGGGAAGCTTTTGCATTCGGCGAGCGTTGCACCAATGCCGAAAAGCAATGGCTGCTCGATAAAGTTAAAACTGTCATCAAAACCTGCACAACTACCACTGCATAAAACCATCATCATGAAGAACCGTATTAAAACGCTGGAGCACCAACAGATTAAGGAGATACTGCAAAAATATGACAAACGGGTAATCTTCGAAAAAACCAATGTGGTTCCTGACGAAACCGAGATGCTTGCCGAGTTGGAAAAATGCATCGATATAAAAAACATGAACTCCAAATCGGTTTTAGGTCTCGATATTTACCAGTACAGTTCCTATGGCGAGTTTGAGCAAATGCTGATTCCGTTTTTATTCAAAACCATTCTCACTACCACCATCGACCTTTGTATTGACAATCATCCTTTTATATTTCAGAAATACAACCGCGAAAAGATTGAGAAGAGCTTTATCAGCACCGGTGATGGTGGATTTTTAATTTTCGACACACCCCTGCATTCACTGCTATTTGCCTGTAATTATGCCATTACATTGCGCATTTACAATGCTTTTCACTTTTACCCGCGTTTGCGCAAAATCATCGGGGGCATCAGCACACGATATGCCATCACCTACGATCATGTTTATTCATACAACGACAATCACTATGGCAGAGCCATTATCAACAATGCCCGCATACTTTCGCGCGACAGCCTCAACCGCTGCCTTATTGATGAGCATGTGCACCGCTGGTTTACAGTAAACATTGATGGAATTGAAAACCTGCAGGTACTCACCATTGAAGATGTTTCGCACATCCACGAATTTAACGGCGATTACAACCTGCTTCCACTGGCCACCCTGTCCGATAAAATATTCGGCCGCGAAGCCAGCCGCAACGAAGGCATTATCAACTCCGACATTCTGAAAATCGGGAAGATTAAGGCCAAGGAAACTGACATCAATATATACAACCTGCATCTGCAGGTAAGCATGAGCCTGGTAAACAATGATGATGAATCACAAAAAAAGATAGTCACAGTGAGCCTTGGCAACCTCAACACAACCGGAATCTGACATTAGCCTGCCTGAGCACAACCGGCCATGCTGTATGTTATCCGTCTGAAATTCAAAAAAAAGTAAATCATGTGTGCCTTAAAAATTTTACCCGTCGAGAAAATAAGAGAGGCAGATGCCTACACCATAGCGCATGAACCCATCGCATCAATTGAGCTGATGGAACGAGCAGCGCTGGCCTGTTTCCGGTGGATGATCAAAAACGCACCCAAAGAAAAGCTTATCAGGGTTATATGCGGCGTGGGCAATAATGGTGGCGACGGACTGGCCATTGCGCGCCTGCTATACAACGAAGGCTATGATGTGGAAGTATTGGTAATCAGGCATGCCGATCAGGCTTCGCCCGATTTTACAGAAAACTTCAGGCAACTGGGTGAGATTCCCGAACTGGTCATTACTGATATTTTTGAAAGCGACCCGGCCCTTGATCTCACTGCTGACGATTTGATAATTGATGCCATTCTGGGATCAGGTCTCAACCGGCAGGCTACGGGGTTTATTGCCGGCATTATTGAGCAGATTAACCAAAGCCATGCCCTGGTAATCTCCATTGACATACCTTCAGGGCTTTTTGCCGACCTCCCGGCCGAACTTAACAGGCAGGCAATTGTAAGGGCCGATTACACCCTTACCTTCCAAACGCCTAAACTTGCTTTTATGATGGCCGAAAACGAACTGTACACCGGCAGGGTTCATGTGCTCGACATCGGATTGCATGCCACATTCATGGAGACGTGCGAATGCAATCATCTGCTGATTGAAAAAGAGGACTGCCGCAATTTATATCGTCCGCGAACGCTATTTTCGCACAAGGGACATTACGGCCACGCCCTGCTTATAGCCGGAAGCACAGGAAAAATGGGCGCTGCAATGTTGGCTGCCAGGGCCTGCTTGCGTTCAGGTGTGGGACTGCTTACTGCGCATATTCCGGGCGATGGATTTCTGATTATGCAAAATTCGGTACATGAAGCCATGGTAAGCATTGACCCTGAAGACTTTTGTTTTAGTCAGATGCCTGACATAGCGCCCTATCAGGCCATAGGCATTGGCCCCGGGCTGGGTATGGAATCGCAAACACAAGCTGCTTTTAAATTGCTGATACAGCAAACCCATGTTCCGTTGGTGATAGATGCCGATGCCCTCAACATTTTGGGCGAAAATAAAACCTGGATTTCCTTTTTGCCTGCGGGAAGCATCCTTACGCCTCACCCCAAAGAGTTTGAGCGTATTGCCGGAGCCACCGCCAACCACTTCGACAGACTCGAGATGCTGCGGCTGATGGCCATGCGGTTTAAGCTATTCATCATCCTCAAAGGAGCCCGCACTGCTATTGCTGCCCCCGATGGAACCATCTATTTTAACCCCACCGGCAACCCCGGAATGGCCACTGGCGGAAGCGGTGATGTACTAACCGGCATCATTCTCGGACTTCTCACTTCGGGCTACCCGGCGCGCGATGCCTGCATTTTGGGAACTTGGCTGCACGGCAAAGCCGGCGATATGGCCGCTCGCAAATTCGGACAGGAAGCCATGCTCCCCGGCGACATTATTCAATACCTGGGTAAAGCTTTTAAGAAATTGTATTAAACTTTTGCCGTTTCCTCTACAATATCTTCTTCGAGGCGCAGGTTATCGATGATAAATCCTTGCCGGTCAGGAGTGTTGCGCCCCATATAGAACGAAAGTATTTCAGGTATTTCTGATGATTTTCTTAAAATAACCGGGTCGAGCCGCATAGATGATCCAATAAAATGCCTGAACTCATCGGGTGAAATCTCTCCCAGTCCTTTAAACCTGGTAATCTCAGGATTCGGGCCCAGCTCGGCAATGGCCGCCAGCCGCTCTTCATCAGAATAGCAGTAATTGGTCTTTTTCTTGTTTCTTACTCTGAACAAGGGCGTTTGCAGAATGTACAAGTGCCCCGATTTTACCACATCAGGATAAAACTGCAGAAAGAAGGTAAGAAGCAGCAAACGAATGTGCATACCATCGACATC
This Lentimicrobiaceae bacterium DNA region includes the following protein-coding sequences:
- a CDS encoding tetratricopeptide repeat protein, encoding MNDFFEHEDDDSLSDLLERFDTMLSEDAHYFFDVEEYEDLIDHYLSINDLKKCSSAISHALEQYPGHSNLMIRQAQLLVSTNKAEKALRVLARVEDIDPSNSDIYITKGAIYSQLKRYDDAIKEYNKALSHDEDLSSIYSNIAFEYENLGNYEKSIEYLKKVLEIEPENETIIFELAFCYEITNQPEASIEYFNAFIDRHPYSRFAWFNLGVAYNNIELFEKAIEAFDFAIAIEPTFSSAYFNKANSLAGMQMYHHAIAAYRETFEHEEPEALTYYYIGECYEKTGELDKAIENFRKTIEMDENIADAWVGLGVCYEEKGNAKSALRYIAKGLELDPENPEYLATLAVCQQHAGLFGEAANSFTLSAELDPMDADIWLDFSAMFAELFEYAHALEVLETGLSHQPDNVALEFRKVAYLYSLGKPKEAHIQLQAALVHGKEGLAALFEFAPYLQNDQVITAIIDSL
- a CDS encoding NAD(P)H-hydrate dehydratase, whose product is MCALKILPVEKIREADAYTIAHEPIASIELMERAALACFRWMIKNAPKEKLIRVICGVGNNGGDGLAIARLLYNEGYDVEVLVIRHADQASPDFTENFRQLGEIPELVITDIFESDPALDLTADDLIIDAILGSGLNRQATGFIAGIIEQINQSHALVISIDIPSGLFADLPAELNRQAIVRADYTLTFQTPKLAFMMAENELYTGRVHVLDIGLHATFMETCECNHLLIEKEDCRNLYRPRTLFSHKGHYGHALLIAGSTGKMGAAMLAARACLRSGVGLLTAHIPGDGFLIMQNSVHEAMVSIDPEDFCFSQMPDIAPYQAIGIGPGLGMESQTQAAFKLLIQQTHVPLVIDADALNILGENKTWISFLPAGSILTPHPKEFERIAGATANHFDRLEMLRLMAMRFKLFIILKGARTAIAAPDGTIYFNPTGNPGMATGGSGDVLTGIILGLLTSGYPARDACILGTWLHGKAGDMAARKFGQEAMLPGDIIQYLGKAFKKLY
- a CDS encoding shikimate dehydrogenase yields the protein MLPKYGLIGFPLSHSFSKDYFTQKFTLLKVDAVYELFPLQQISDFARLLADEPQLKGLNVTIPFKKEIIPFLDELSDEAREIGAVNTISFGRRNGQTILKGWNTDARALALELREFTGETPGHALILGTGGAAAAAAYVLKQKGWSYKMLSRNKHGHPNSEIMAYNQLNMQIIKSCRLIINASPVGMFPHTNELPDLPMAWINSNHYLFDMVYNPPETRFLQEGAQRGAQTRNGLGMLIRQADMAWEIWQKESFYEK
- a CDS encoding response regulator transcription factor codes for the protein MDYQNNTILLVDDEADILDFLSYNLRKEGFTVFCSTNGKDALKVAQENKPGLIILDVMMPGADGFQVCREIRNNPALKDSVIAFLSARGEEFSQIEGFDAGADDYIRKPVKPRVFVSRVKALMRRQSHEHVNDNRLYINDIVIDKERYMVLKEGREIEMSKKEFELLLLLAKRQGKVFSREEIFTRVWGDDVIVGERTIDVHIRKIREKIGIDNIKTIKGVGYYFS